One genomic segment of bacterium includes these proteins:
- a CDS encoding zf-TFIIB domain-containing protein — translation MDCPVCREPMVVFELNQVEIDHCLSCRGIWFDAGELELLFEGSSEKDNLLSSLRRDEKCKEDVRKCPICLKKMEKVLVGSEEKVLIDRCKNSDGLWFDAGELNKILEAGKLDSEGPILSFLKDIFRQK, via the coding sequence ATGGATTGTCCGGTTTGCAGAGAACCAATGGTTGTGTTTGAACTGAACCAGGTGGAAATTGACCACTGCCTTTCCTGCAGGGGGATATGGTTTGATGCAGGAGAATTGGAATTACTGTTTGAGGGTTCTTCTGAAAAAGATAATCTCCTTTCCTCTCTTAGGAGAGATGAAAAGTGTAAAGAAGATGTCAGGAAATGCCCGATCTGCCTGAAGAAAATGGAGAAAGTGCTGGTCGGTTCAGAAGAAAAAGTTTTAATTGATAGGTGTAAGAACAGTGACGGCCTGTGGTTTGACGCGGGAGAATTAAATAAAATACTTGAGGCAGGCAAACTGGACAGCGAAGGGC